A window from Vibrio cortegadensis encodes these proteins:
- a CDS encoding sensor domain-containing diguanylate cyclase: MNRLKIFLPSHAKSVLLAVVIVTMAILSITIFTQSSANKALFQASIDTELSMLKALVERDIEKIGSVANFFHTMPEDEWNRFDSFSEQVLGQTQSIIALEWFEKSTSRKSIEKINKLKLISPESEPFTFTQKGLPLEFDNIYIMTDITPRTKENIKLLGFYADTEDFQEVARYIETTKLPAISEKLELFQNDKSRQGVLLYYPVFDPSDNHMIGIVVGVLDIAKYTKSLLLQIQTTNDISIRISEINPNGSSSEFFTNNIERILDDLYYFESINIYNRVWGFELTKELSLTPSQWITLLIELFLSLLLALFAFMIVNILDARKKYVEEELVKKTKDLNYLAMHDSLTNLMNRRAFDVHLKEVLERKSRVSLAFIDLDNFKSINDNYGHNGGDEALIHLARILKTCTRSSDVCARLGGDEFAITIVNAEESKAIEVANRLCTTLANSPLQWHHQDMHATLSIGICTHTGEGEDEFRHRADVALYQAKERGKNQVVVYREPVNK, encoded by the coding sequence ATGAATCGACTAAAAATATTTCTGCCATCTCACGCTAAAAGTGTTCTGCTTGCTGTCGTTATAGTTACTATGGCTATTTTGTCTATCACTATATTTACCCAATCTAGTGCCAATAAAGCGTTATTCCAAGCGAGTATTGACACTGAACTCTCGATGCTCAAGGCTTTAGTCGAGCGAGATATTGAAAAAATTGGGTCTGTTGCTAATTTTTTTCATACCATGCCTGAAGATGAGTGGAACCGATTCGATTCATTTTCAGAGCAAGTTCTTGGACAAACTCAATCAATCATCGCTCTAGAGTGGTTTGAAAAATCCACCTCACGTAAATCCATAGAAAAAATTAACAAGCTCAAACTCATATCACCAGAATCAGAACCATTTACCTTTACTCAAAAGGGATTACCACTCGAGTTTGATAATATCTATATCATGACGGATATAACGCCGAGAACAAAAGAGAATATCAAACTTCTTGGCTTTTACGCTGACACGGAAGATTTCCAAGAAGTCGCTCGATATATTGAAACCACGAAACTTCCTGCTATATCCGAAAAGTTAGAGCTTTTTCAGAATGATAAAAGCCGACAAGGCGTTTTACTCTACTACCCAGTCTTCGACCCATCCGATAACCATATGATAGGTATCGTTGTGGGTGTTCTTGATATTGCAAAATATACTAAAAGTCTGCTGCTTCAAATCCAAACGACAAATGATATTTCAATTCGAATCAGCGAGATTAACCCAAATGGCTCAAGCTCAGAGTTTTTTACTAATAATATAGAACGAATACTAGATGACCTATATTACTTTGAAAGCATTAACATCTATAATCGAGTCTGGGGGTTTGAGTTAACAAAAGAGTTAAGTCTAACGCCAAGTCAGTGGATCACATTGCTCATTGAGCTATTTTTAAGCTTACTTCTAGCACTCTTTGCCTTCATGATCGTCAACATATTGGATGCCCGTAAGAAATATGTTGAAGAAGAGTTAGTTAAAAAAACTAAAGATTTAAATTACTTAGCAATGCATGATTCATTAACTAACCTCATGAACCGTAGAGCTTTTGATGTTCATCTCAAAGAGGTATTAGAAAGGAAATCTAGAGTATCTCTCGCCTTCATTGATCTCGATAATTTCAAATCAATTAATGATAACTACGGTCATAATGGGGGAGATGAAGCTCTGATCCACCTTGCTCGAATTTTGAAAACCTGTACTCGCTCATCTGATGTGTGCGCAAGGCTTGGTGGTGATGAATTTGCTATCACCATTGTGAATGCGGAAGAAAGTAAAGCGATAGAAGTCGCTAACCGATTATGCACCACTCTTGCGAATTCTCCTTTGCAATGGCACCACCAAGATATGCACGCCACCCTTAGTATTGGTATTTGCACGCATACAGGCGAAGGTGAAGATGAGTTTCGACACCGAGCCGATGTCGCTTTATATCAAGCCAAAGAAAGAGGCAAAAACCAAGTAGTTGTATATCGTGAACCCGTAAATAAGTAG
- a CDS encoding LysR substrate-binding domain-containing protein produces MGSGLITFVETAKHRSLTSAAKALCVTTGAVSQQLIQLENQLGFTLFHRHSRGIQLSDEGKELLDVVESSLEDIDSVIDKILTSEVDSNEIRLKLTPSFAFKWLVPRLENFHKQYPDIQIQIFAEGALVESEIKDYDLAIDYGPLTHKHADSMLLKPELLMKEKLLPVMSPSYLKGHPQLESTSLQHSDFDSVVLLHDAMPWDNASRDLEWKSWASIYGVEIKVNQGHFFNRTDMAMSAAEAGVGIAMARTALIQDELRTKRLVTPFEPIPAGAGYFLISNTTSPAVEKFTAWLRVQIKNES; encoded by the coding sequence ATGGGAAGTGGGTTGATTACTTTTGTCGAAACTGCCAAACATCGTAGCTTAACCAGTGCCGCAAAAGCGTTATGTGTAACGACGGGTGCGGTAAGCCAGCAGTTGATTCAGCTTGAAAATCAATTAGGTTTCACTTTATTTCATCGGCACTCAAGAGGTATTCAATTGTCTGATGAGGGGAAAGAGTTACTTGATGTCGTTGAAAGCAGTTTAGAAGATATTGATAGCGTGATTGATAAGATATTGACGTCAGAAGTGGACAGTAATGAGATCCGTTTGAAGCTCACTCCATCTTTCGCTTTTAAATGGTTAGTGCCACGTTTAGAAAATTTTCATAAGCAATACCCAGATATTCAAATACAAATATTTGCGGAAGGAGCGTTGGTTGAAAGTGAGATAAAAGACTATGATCTTGCGATCGATTATGGCCCACTTACTCATAAACATGCTGACTCAATGTTATTGAAGCCTGAATTACTGATGAAAGAGAAGTTGCTGCCGGTCATGAGTCCATCATATTTAAAAGGACATCCACAGTTAGAATCGACGAGTTTACAGCATTCTGATTTCGACTCAGTTGTATTGCTACATGATGCGATGCCGTGGGACAACGCGAGCAGAGATCTAGAGTGGAAATCATGGGCTTCAATCTATGGCGTTGAAATTAAAGTTAATCAAGGCCACTTCTTTAATCGAACTGATATGGCGATGTCGGCTGCGGAAGCTGGCGTTGGAATTGCGATGGCTCGTACCGCATTAATTCAGGATGAGCTACGAACCAAAAGATTGGTCACACCTTTTGAGCCCATACCTGCAGGAGCCGGTTATTTTCTAATATCCAATACCACATCACCAGCTGTTGAAAAATTCACGGCATGGTTGAGAGTGCAAATTAAGAATGAGTCCTGA
- a CDS encoding D-amino acid dehydrogenase, protein MEIIVLGSGVVGVTSAWYLANKGHQVTVIDRQPRSAEETSFANAGQISYGYSSPWAAPGIPQKALKWLFQEHAPLKIKPSLSPELASWASQMLINCSASRYNKNKQRMLSIANYSRQCLADLRETYQLNYQGRQKGTLQVFRNQKQLQAIQKDLKLLQESGTHYQMLDIEGCITHEPGLAAVQEKLVGGLLLPGDETGDCFLFCQQLTELAQKAGVSFKFNTQIEQLLYEDNHIIGVQTDQGTFTADQYVVAMGSYSTELLHPLGINIPIYPVKGYSLTAPIKDPDQAPLSTVMDETYKVAITRFSDRIRVAGTAELTGYDYSIPEKRKATIEMVVRDLFPQAGEFDDAEFWTGLRPMTPDGTPIIGKTPFLNLYTNTGHGTLGWTMACGSAKLLADIVSGSPCEIDDTDLNMFRYQS, encoded by the coding sequence ATGGAAATCATCGTTTTAGGTTCAGGAGTAGTAGGTGTAACGTCTGCTTGGTATCTTGCCAACAAAGGCCATCAAGTTACGGTCATTGATCGTCAACCCCGCAGTGCTGAAGAGACCAGTTTTGCCAATGCAGGACAAATATCCTATGGCTACTCCTCCCCTTGGGCAGCTCCGGGGATCCCGCAAAAAGCGTTAAAATGGCTATTCCAAGAGCATGCGCCACTGAAGATAAAGCCCTCTCTTTCTCCCGAGCTCGCAAGCTGGGCCTCTCAAATGCTGATAAATTGTAGTGCCTCACGATATAACAAAAATAAACAGCGCATGCTGAGCATTGCCAACTATAGCCGTCAATGTTTAGCGGATTTAAGAGAAACGTATCAACTTAATTACCAAGGAAGACAGAAAGGGACACTGCAAGTTTTTCGAAACCAGAAACAACTACAAGCGATTCAAAAAGACCTCAAACTCTTACAAGAGAGTGGCACCCATTACCAAATGCTTGATATTGAAGGCTGCATTACTCATGAACCGGGGTTAGCCGCTGTACAAGAAAAATTAGTGGGAGGCTTACTTCTTCCTGGGGATGAAACCGGCGATTGCTTTCTCTTTTGCCAGCAGTTGACTGAGCTTGCCCAAAAAGCAGGGGTCTCCTTTAAGTTCAATACCCAAATTGAACAACTATTATATGAAGATAACCACATCATTGGTGTCCAAACCGATCAAGGTACTTTCACCGCCGATCAATATGTTGTCGCTATGGGCAGTTACTCTACTGAGCTGCTTCATCCGTTAGGGATTAACATTCCTATTTACCCTGTTAAAGGTTACTCACTCACCGCTCCAATCAAGGATCCGGACCAAGCTCCGTTATCAACGGTAATGGATGAAACCTATAAAGTCGCCATCACACGTTTCAGTGATCGAATTAGAGTCGCAGGTACGGCTGAACTAACAGGCTATGACTATTCAATACCAGAAAAGCGCAAAGCCACAATCGAAATGGTCGTACGTGATCTTTTTCCTCAAGCGGGTGAATTTGATGATGCTGAATTTTGGACAGGTTTACGCCCAATGACGCCAGACGGGACACCGATTATCGGAAAGACCCCTTTCCTGAACCTCTATACCAATACCGGACACGGAACTTTAGGTTGGACAATGGCTTGTGGCTCCGCAAAATTACTTGCCGATATCGTTTCTGGATCGCCTTGCGAGATCGACGACACGGATCTCAATATGTTTCGGTATCAATCTTAA
- a CDS encoding alanine/glycine:cation symporter family protein, giving the protein MQSIVDFLNGIIWSPVLIYLCLGAGLFYSVLTRFVQVRHFFEMWRLLLSGKSSTKGISSFQALAVSLSGRVGTGNIAGVAAAIGFGGPGAVFWMWVVAFFGAATAYAESTLAQIYKEEDEGQFRGGPAYYIEKAMGQKWYAWIFAISTIFACGILLPGVQSNSIGNAVEAAFGSGDMIETAIGTFSFAKIFTGTVIAIILAFIIFGGVKRIANFTQIVVPFMALAYIIVAFVIILLNIGQVPAVFAMIVGDAFTPMAGFGAAIGWGVKRGVYSNEAGQGTGPHAAAAASVDHPAQQGLVQAFSIYIDTLLVCSATAFMIIITGAYNVHGGAEGVFLVQNLAANIGANGPVFTQMAIESTMPGIGKPFIAFALFFFAFTTILAYYYIAETNIAYLRRTIKIPGMMFVLKAVLITAVFYGTVKTANLAWAMGDVGVGLMAWLNIVGIIIIFFMSKPAVKALHDYEEQQRAGVTEYTFNPVKLGIEGATYWEEKYKRKTGQAPTSKEKESQAVEQPST; this is encoded by the coding sequence ATGCAGTCTATAGTTGATTTTTTGAATGGAATAATCTGGAGCCCAGTACTGATTTATTTGTGCTTAGGTGCTGGATTGTTCTACTCGGTTCTAACCCGCTTTGTACAAGTCCGTCACTTCTTTGAAATGTGGCGTTTACTCCTATCAGGAAAAAGTTCAACCAAAGGTATTTCATCTTTCCAAGCACTTGCGGTATCGCTTTCTGGTCGTGTTGGTACTGGTAACATCGCTGGAGTTGCTGCTGCTATCGGTTTTGGTGGCCCTGGTGCGGTATTCTGGATGTGGGTGGTTGCCTTCTTCGGTGCAGCAACAGCATACGCAGAATCAACACTGGCTCAAATCTATAAAGAAGAAGATGAAGGTCAGTTCCGTGGCGGCCCTGCTTACTACATTGAAAAAGCGATGGGTCAAAAGTGGTACGCTTGGATCTTCGCTATTTCAACTATTTTCGCTTGCGGTATTTTACTTCCAGGCGTGCAATCGAACAGTATCGGTAACGCAGTAGAAGCGGCGTTCGGTTCTGGCGACATGATCGAAACAGCTATCGGCACCTTTAGTTTTGCCAAAATTTTTACTGGTACTGTTATCGCAATCATTCTTGCTTTCATCATCTTCGGTGGTGTTAAACGTATTGCAAACTTCACTCAAATCGTAGTGCCATTCATGGCATTGGCTTACATCATTGTCGCTTTCGTCATTATTCTTCTAAACATTGGTCAAGTACCTGCTGTTTTTGCAATGATTGTTGGTGATGCATTCACACCAATGGCTGGCTTTGGTGCTGCAATTGGTTGGGGTGTTAAACGTGGTGTTTACTCAAACGAAGCGGGTCAAGGTACTGGTCCTCACGCAGCAGCGGCTGCAAGTGTTGATCACCCAGCTCAACAAGGTCTCGTTCAAGCATTCTCCATCTACATTGATACGCTTCTAGTATGTTCTGCGACCGCATTTATGATCATCATCACTGGTGCTTATAACGTTCATGGTGGTGCAGAAGGTGTATTCTTAGTACAAAACCTTGCTGCCAATATTGGTGCTAATGGCCCTGTATTTACGCAAATGGCAATTGAAAGCACAATGCCTGGTATCGGTAAACCGTTCATCGCATTTGCACTATTCTTCTTCGCATTTACTACGATTCTTGCTTACTACTACATTGCTGAGACGAACATCGCTTACCTACGTCGTACCATCAAAATTCCTGGAATGATGTTTGTTCTAAAAGCGGTTCTCATCACAGCCGTTTTCTATGGCACAGTAAAAACAGCGAACCTTGCATGGGCAATGGGTGATGTGGGTGTAGGCTTAATGGCTTGGTTAAACATCGTCGGTATTATCATTATCTTCTTCATGTCTAAGCCTGCGGTTAAAGCTCTGCATGATTATGAAGAGCAGCAGCGAGCAGGTGTCACTGAATATACATTTAACCCTGTTAAACTTGGTATTGAAGGGGCAACTTACTGGGAAGAGAAGTACAAACGTAAAACTGGTCAGGCTCCAACCTCAAAAGAAAAAGAGTCCCAAGCGGTTGAACAACCATCGACCTAA
- a CDS encoding acetate uptake transporter produces MSTKLANPAPLGLMGFGMTTILLNIHNAGFFPIDSMILAMGIFYGGLSQVLVGMMCFKRGDTFGTTAFTSYGLFWLTLVGLIVMPHMGLPASPAGFMGWYLLLWGVFTGFMFIGSLCYPKAKQVVFASLTVLFFLLAARDFTGSELIGTIAGFEGIFCGASAVYFAMAQVLNNEFGRTVLPVGEPTIGRTVAAQTATA; encoded by the coding sequence ATGTCAACAAAATTAGCAAACCCGGCTCCACTTGGCCTTATGGGTTTTGGTATGACGACAATCCTGCTTAACATCCATAATGCAGGTTTTTTCCCAATTGATTCAATGATCCTAGCAATGGGTATTTTCTACGGTGGTTTGAGTCAAGTGCTAGTTGGCATGATGTGCTTTAAACGTGGTGATACATTTGGTACTACAGCATTTACCTCATATGGTCTATTCTGGCTAACACTTGTTGGACTTATTGTTATGCCACACATGGGTCTTCCTGCTAGCCCTGCTGGTTTCATGGGTTGGTACTTACTGCTTTGGGGCGTATTTACAGGCTTCATGTTCATCGGTTCACTATGCTACCCGAAAGCAAAACAAGTGGTATTTGCTTCACTAACCGTACTTTTCTTCCTATTAGCGGCTCGTGATTTTACGGGTAGTGAACTGATCGGCACTATTGCTGGCTTTGAAGGTATCTTCTGTGGCGCATCTGCAGTTTACTTTGCAATGGCACAAGTACTGAACAACGAATTTGGCCGTACTGTTTTGCCTGTTGGCGAACCGACAATCGGTCGTACTGTTGCTGCTCAAACTGCAACAGCATAA
- a CDS encoding chitinase: MNKFNYLAVMVGVAVSQPALASMNIQPDPQNPTGYVVSRAELQAIEQQKTADPMYAIWSKALQTRTNTVVEAIEPGLNSNPENVKRVEHVFPQSEWDFLTQMAAPEYTYQRFLRAIGKFPAFCGEYTDGRDSDAICKKSIVTAFAHFAQETGGHIAKENTWDNPQGLEEWQQALVHVREMGWSEGQAGYTTGCGQNDWQNARWPCAAGQGYFGRGAKQLSYHFNYGAFSEVMFDGDATVLLNNPGLVADSWLNLASAIWFFLTPQAPKPAMLHVIDRTWSPSVRETDAGIGYGFGTTINVINGGIECGAQNQDKGQPVNRIRYWEGLSDYYQIPVEADEKNTCWQQTPYGSLNLDGAKDVLYTNWDGNWKYYVDRPGGVSFECELVGFQTAYSALVEGDYEKCVANFYGSHANWPEIRVVDKLDPVEPTDPTNPVPGIDSWDANKVYTGGDQVSYQESVYEAKWWSQGNVPAKGDPWKLVSGSPIPTEPTPTEPTPVDPEPTDPNPTEPPVIDPPVVEPPVAPVPDTYIEWKPGVSQVSNGEKVTYLGKCFIARNGPGVWESPSRSNWFWDEIVCQ; this comes from the coding sequence ATGAACAAATTTAACTATCTTGCCGTCATGGTTGGGGTCGCGGTTAGCCAGCCTGCACTTGCTTCTATGAATATACAGCCAGATCCACAAAATCCAACGGGCTACGTTGTTTCACGTGCTGAGTTACAAGCCATAGAGCAGCAGAAAACAGCAGACCCAATGTATGCTATCTGGTCGAAAGCGTTACAAACTCGCACCAATACGGTGGTTGAAGCGATCGAGCCCGGTTTGAACTCAAATCCTGAAAACGTAAAGCGTGTTGAGCATGTTTTCCCTCAATCTGAATGGGATTTTCTCACCCAGATGGCGGCGCCAGAATACACATACCAACGCTTTTTACGCGCTATCGGTAAGTTTCCCGCATTTTGTGGTGAGTATACCGATGGGCGAGACTCTGACGCCATTTGTAAAAAATCGATAGTGACGGCTTTTGCACACTTTGCGCAGGAGACCGGAGGGCATATTGCTAAAGAGAACACTTGGGACAATCCGCAAGGTTTAGAAGAGTGGCAACAAGCATTAGTGCATGTTCGTGAAATGGGTTGGTCGGAAGGGCAAGCAGGGTATACCACGGGTTGTGGGCAGAACGATTGGCAAAATGCTCGTTGGCCTTGCGCGGCAGGTCAAGGGTATTTTGGTCGTGGTGCTAAGCAACTCTCTTATCATTTTAACTACGGTGCATTTTCTGAAGTGATGTTTGATGGCGATGCAACCGTGCTATTGAATAATCCCGGTCTCGTTGCGGATTCGTGGTTGAATCTTGCTTCTGCCATTTGGTTTTTTTTAACGCCACAAGCACCAAAACCCGCGATGTTACACGTTATCGATAGAACGTGGTCACCTTCAGTCCGAGAAACAGATGCGGGTATTGGTTACGGTTTTGGTACCACAATCAACGTGATCAATGGTGGTATTGAGTGTGGTGCTCAAAATCAAGATAAAGGGCAGCCTGTCAACCGCATTCGTTACTGGGAGGGCTTGTCGGATTATTATCAAATTCCAGTTGAAGCGGATGAAAAGAACACATGTTGGCAGCAAACCCCCTATGGAAGTTTGAACCTTGATGGTGCAAAAGATGTGCTTTATACCAACTGGGATGGTAACTGGAAGTATTATGTGGATCGCCCTGGAGGAGTCTCATTTGAATGTGAGTTAGTCGGCTTCCAAACGGCATATTCAGCATTAGTTGAAGGTGATTATGAAAAGTGTGTGGCTAATTTTTATGGCTCTCACGCGAATTGGCCTGAAATCCGAGTGGTGGATAAGCTTGACCCTGTAGAACCTACCGATCCAACGAACCCTGTTCCCGGAATTGATAGTTGGGATGCAAATAAAGTCTATACAGGTGGCGATCAGGTGAGCTACCAAGAGAGCGTCTATGAAGCGAAGTGGTGGTCACAAGGCAATGTTCCTGCGAAAGGTGATCCGTGGAAGTTAGTTTCGGGCTCCCCAATACCAACAGAACCTACACCGACAGAACCAACCCCGGTAGATCCTGAGCCGACAGACCCTAACCCTACAGAACCTCCCGTTATTGACCCACCGGTCGTTGAGCCCCCTGTAGCGCCAGTGCCGGATACTTATATCGAGTGGAAACCTGGCGTTTCTCAAGTCAGTAACGGTGAGAAAGTGACTTATCTCGGAAAATGTTTCATAGCAAGAAATGGCCCAGGAGTATGGGAGTCACCATCGAGGAGTAATTGGTTCTGGGATGAAATTGTGTGCCAGTAA
- the guaA gene encoding glutamine-hydrolyzing GMP synthase: MTTNIHDQRILILDFGSQYTQLVARRIREIGVYCELWSWDVEEADIREFNPDGIILSGGPESVTEENSPRAPQYVFDSGVPVFGVCYGMQTMAEQLGGKVSTSTEREFGYAAVQVTGESALFKDLEATQDVWMSHGDKVTEIPSDFVKIAETETCPYAAMANEEKKYYGVQFHPEVTHTKNGLKMLENFVLNVCGCEGLWTSASIIEDAVARIKEQVGDDEVILGLSGGVDSSVVAMLAHRAIGDKLTCVFVDNGLLRLNEGEQVMEMFGDQFGLNIIKVDAEDRFLDALEGEADPEAKRKIIGHVFVDIFDEESKKLKNAKWLAQGTIYPDVIESAASKTGKAHVIKSHHNVGGLPDDMEMGLVEPLRELFKDEVRKIGLELGLPYNMLYRHPFPGPGLGVRVLGEVKKEYCDLLRRADAIFIEELHAADLYHKVSQAFTVFLPVRSVGVMGDGRKYDWVVSLRAVETIDFMTAHWAHLPYDFLGKVSNRIINEVNGISRVVYDISGKPPATIEWE, encoded by the coding sequence ATGACAACTAACATCCATGATCAACGTATTCTTATTTTAGATTTCGGTTCTCAGTACACTCAACTTGTTGCTCGTCGCATCCGTGAAATTGGTGTTTACTGTGAGCTATGGAGCTGGGACGTAGAAGAAGCAGATATTCGCGAATTTAATCCAGATGGCATTATTCTTTCAGGCGGCCCTGAAAGTGTAACGGAAGAAAACTCGCCACGTGCTCCACAATATGTATTTGATTCAGGTGTTCCTGTCTTTGGCGTATGTTACGGCATGCAGACTATGGCTGAGCAACTTGGCGGTAAAGTATCAACGTCTACTGAGCGTGAGTTTGGTTACGCTGCAGTTCAAGTGACGGGTGAATCTGCGTTATTTAAAGATCTTGAAGCGACTCAAGATGTTTGGATGAGTCACGGTGATAAAGTGACAGAGATTCCTTCTGATTTCGTGAAAATTGCAGAAACAGAAACTTGTCCATACGCTGCAATGGCGAATGAAGAGAAAAAATACTACGGTGTTCAATTCCACCCAGAAGTAACGCACACCAAGAACGGCCTAAAAATGCTTGAGAACTTCGTTCTTAACGTTTGTGGTTGTGAAGGTCTGTGGACTTCAGCGTCAATCATTGAAGATGCCGTTGCACGTATTAAAGAGCAAGTCGGTGACGATGAAGTTATCCTTGGTCTTTCTGGTGGTGTTGACTCATCTGTTGTTGCAATGCTTGCCCACCGTGCTATCGGTGACAAACTAACATGTGTATTTGTAGATAACGGCCTTCTTCGTTTAAACGAAGGTGAGCAGGTTATGGAGATGTTTGGTGACCAATTCGGGCTAAATATCATCAAAGTGGATGCTGAAGACCGTTTCCTTGACGCTCTGGAAGGCGAAGCGGATCCTGAAGCTAAACGTAAGATCATCGGTCACGTATTCGTCGATATCTTCGATGAAGAGTCTAAGAAACTGAAGAATGCTAAATGGCTTGCTCAGGGTACCATCTACCCAGACGTAATCGAGTCTGCTGCATCTAAGACTGGCAAAGCACACGTAATCAAATCTCACCACAACGTTGGTGGCCTTCCTGATGATATGGAAATGGGCCTTGTTGAGCCTCTACGTGAGCTATTTAAAGATGAAGTACGTAAGATTGGTCTAGAGCTTGGTCTTCCATACAACATGCTTTACCGCCACCCATTCCCGGGTCCAGGTCTAGGTGTTCGTGTTCTTGGCGAAGTTAAGAAAGAGTACTGTGATTTACTGCGTCGTGCTGATGCTATCTTCATTGAAGAGCTTCACGCTGCTGACCTTTACCACAAAGTATCTCAAGCATTCACGGTATTCCTACCTGTACGCTCAGTTGGCGTAATGGGCGATGGCCGTAAGTACGATTGGGTTGTATCTCTACGTGCTGTAGAAACGATCGACTTCATGACTGCTCACTGGGCACACCTACCATACGACTTCCTAGGTAAGGTATCTAACCGTATTATCAACGAAGTTAACGGCATTTCCCGTGTTGTTTACGATATTTCTGGTAAGCCACCAGCAACAATTGAGTGGGAATAA